The genomic stretch GCGCGGACTGGAAGCGGTGAGGACGTAGACCCCTCTCTCTATTCAGATCATAACGGCCTTCCCCCCTCTCGGGGGTGTATGGACCGGGGACATGGGTAACAGGTGTTCGGGGACATGGGTGACACATTTGGGAATCATGGAGGGCCTTCCAAGAGGAGGCTCGAAGGGCCGGATGAGGGGGGATTGGTGGCGCATTGACAGCCATGCTTCGGACGTGAATCCGGAGCCGGTCGCCCCCTCATCTGACCGCTTCGCGGTCTGACTTCCCCGGCAAGGGGGGAAGACGTCGGAACGGATACGCCGCTCAGCGCTTGCGGCCCAGCACGGCGACGATGTCGTGCGAATCCTGGATTGGGAACGCCAGGCGGTTGAGGAGCCATCGCTTGGCCGCGCCGGCGCGGTGCAGACCCATGCTTTCGATCAGCGGGGTGAGCCAGCCGCCGTGGTAGGCGAACTCCATGAAGCCGTCGAAGTTCTCGAAGTTCAGCGTGGGCCGGAACGTCTCGCTGCGAAGGACCTCGAAGCCGTTGGCTTCCATGACCTCGGCGACCTCGCCGGCGTCGGCCGGATTCAGGACGGTGTCGTCCATCCGCCGCGAGCCCGCGCCGGTGTACCAGCGGAGGAACCTGGAATCACCCTTGGCCTGGAGCGCCGGGTAGGCCGCCTTCGTGCCGCCGACCAGCGACCAGCAGCCCCCCGGCAGGAGCTTGCCGGCGATCTGGGGGGCCAGCGTGCGCATCGACACGAACCCGGTGACGAAGTGCGTGCAGACGCAGTCGAACTCGCGATCCTTGAAGTACGCGTCGAGCTTGGAGGCGTCGCCGGCGACGGCATCAAGGTCCGGCAGCCTCCGCCGGGCCACCTCCAGCATGCTCTCCGCCAGGTCGATCCCGAAGGGGATGATCCGACCTTCGGACGCCTGCTGGAGCTTCTCGAGGAAGAGCCCCGTCCCCATGCCGATGTCGAGGACGTGCAGGTCTCGGTCTGTCAGCAGGCCCTCGGCCTTCATCTGGCCGATGCCGAGGTCGAGCGCCCGGCCGATGACGCCCTGGGGATCGAGGTCGTAGTGCGTCGCGACGACGTCGTTGTATGCCTGGTGGACCGCCGTGGTATTCATGGAGGCTCGTCCTGGGGATGAGAGGTGGGCGCTAGGCCCGAGGGTGCGGGGCTAAGACTGGTTTTCAGCTTGCGGACGGCATGAGGCTGGCGGAGGGCGCGACCGCTGAGGTCGTCGCCGCGGCGTCGCCTCGATCATGCGTCGGGGCTTCCGCCTCTTCTGTCGCGAAGGGCCAGTATTCCAGGCGAGCCTCGCCGTCTCGGACGGAGATGAACGGACAGGGCGGATGCTCGGTCCAGGTGCCGCTGTTGACGTACTGGACCCCGCCCACGTCCTCGGCGATCGGCAGATGGGTGTGCCCACAGGTGACGTGACGGAAGCCCTTCGACCTGGCGTAGGCCACGGCTCCGTCGCGGATCGAAACGCTGCTCCGCTGCCACTGCTTGGAGACGCGCCGGA from Paludisphaera rhizosphaerae encodes the following:
- a CDS encoding class I SAM-dependent methyltransferase; protein product: MNTTAVHQAYNDVVATHYDLDPQGVIGRALDLGIGQMKAEGLLTDRDLHVLDIGMGTGLFLEKLQQASEGRIIPFGIDLAESMLEVARRRLPDLDAVAGDASKLDAYFKDREFDCVCTHFVTGFVSMRTLAPQIAGKLLPGGCWSLVGGTKAAYPALQAKGDSRFLRWYTGAGSRRMDDTVLNPADAGEVAEVMEANGFEVLRSETFRPTLNFENFDGFMEFAYHGGWLTPLIESMGLHRAGAAKRWLLNRLAFPIQDSHDIVAVLGRKR